A genomic segment from Nicotiana sylvestris chromosome 1, ASM39365v2, whole genome shotgun sequence encodes:
- the LOC104238092 gene encoding uncharacterized protein, translating to MAPVAPRSGDAIFANVERVNAELFTLTYGAIVRQLLTDLEEVEEVNKQLDQMGYNIGIRLIDEFLAKSNVSRCVDFKETAEVIAKVGLKMFLGVTASVTNWDVEGTTCSLILEDNPLVDFVELPDTCQGLYYCNILSGVVRGALEMVSMKTEVTWLRDMLRGDDAFELQLKLLKQVPEEYPYKDDE from the exons ATGGCTCCTGTGGCACCCAGATCTGGAGACGCCATTTTCGCCAATGTTGAACGAGTG AACGCAGAGCTTTTCACTCTAACATACGGAGCAATCGTGCGGCAACTGCTGACTGATCTAGAGGAGGTTGAGGAGGTCAACAAACAGCTTGATCAAAT GGGTTATAATATAGGAATTAGGCTGATTGACGAGTTTCTAGCAAAGTCTAATGTTTCAAGGTGTGTTGATTTCAAGGAGACTGCTGAAGTCATTGCCAAG GTTGGTCTCAAAATGTTCCTAGGAGTGACTGCGTCAGTGACAAATTGGGATGTTGAGGGAACAACGTGCAGTCTAATTTTGGAGGACAACCCTTTGGTAGACTTTGTTGAGCTCCCTGATACCTGTCAAGGTCTATATTATTGTAACATCTTAAGTGGAGTAGTCAGGGGAGCATTGGAGATG GTGTCAATGAAAACAGAGGTCACATGGCTTCGTGATATGCTTAGAGGGGATGATGCATTTGAGTTGCAGCTGAAGCTTCTGAAGCAAGTTCCTGAGGAGTACCCTTACAAGGATGACGAGTAA
- the LOC104238093 gene encoding peptidyl-prolyl cis-trans isomerase CYP22, translated as MASGGVGGGVVEWHLRPQVQKNPVVFFDITIGNIPAGRIKMELFADIAPRTAENFRQLCTGEFRKAGVPQGFKNCQFHRVIKDFMIQGGDFLKGDGSGCVSIYGSKFEDENFIAKHTGPGLLSMANSGPNTNGCQFFVTCAKCDWLDNKHVVFGRVLGDGLLVVRKIENVAVGANNKPKLACMIAECGEM; from the exons ATGGCGTCGGGCGGCGTGGGAGGAGGAGTCGTGGAGTGGCACCTAAGGCCACAAGTACAAAAGAACCCAGTTGTGTTTTTTGACATAACCATCGGCAACATCCCTGCTGGTCGCATCAAGATGGAGCTCTTCGCCGATATCGCTCCCAGAACTGCTGAGAATTTCAG GCAACTGTGCACGGGAGAATTCAG GAAAGCAGGAGTACCACAAGGTTTCAAGAATTGTCAGTTCCATAGGGTGATTAAGGACTTCATGATTCAAGGTGGTGATTTCCTAAAG GGAGATGGTAGTGGATGTGTTTCCATATATGGAAGCAAGTTTGAGGATGAAAACTTCATTGCCAAGCACACTGGTCCTGGCCTATTGTCAATG GCAAATAGTGGACCAAATACTAATGGATGTCAG TTCTTTGTCACATGTGCAAAGTGCGACTGGCTTGACAACAAGCATGTTGTTTTTGGG CGTGTTCTTGGAGATGGTCTTTTAGTGGTCAGAAAGATTGAGAATGTGGCTGTTGGAGCTAACAACAAACCGAAGCTGGCATGCATGATTGCTGAATGCGGGGAGATGTAA